One genomic segment of Fusobacterium nucleatum includes these proteins:
- a CDS encoding lysophospholipid acyltransferase family protein, with product MYYIQYIVARFFIFLLLLFPERLRFKFGDFLGTVAYKLIKSRRLTALINLRMAFPEKSEEEIEKIAKKSFKIMIKAFLCSLWFEKYLINPKNIKIINQESMENAYKKGRGVMAATMHMGNMEASTVCTGEHKIITVAKKQRNPYINDYITKLRGKANYMEVIEKNEKTSRVLISKLKEKKIYALFSDHRDKGAIVNFFGKETKAPSGAISMALKFDMPFVLVYNTFNDDNTITVYVTDEIKLKRTDNFKEDVQNNVQYLINIMEDVIRKYPEQWMWFHDRWNSFREYKKSLKNRGN from the coding sequence ATGTACTACATACAATATATTGTAGCAAGATTTTTTATTTTTTTATTACTTTTATTTCCAGAAAGATTAAGATTTAAGTTTGGAGATTTTTTGGGAACAGTAGCTTATAAATTAATTAAAAGTAGAAGATTGACAGCACTTATAAATTTAAGAATGGCTTTTCCTGAAAAATCAGAAGAAGAAATTGAAAAGATTGCAAAAAAGTCTTTTAAAATTATGATAAAAGCGTTTTTATGCTCACTATGGTTTGAAAAGTATTTAATTAATCCTAAAAATATTAAAATTATTAATCAAGAAAGTATGGAGAATGCCTATAAAAAAGGTAGAGGTGTTATGGCTGCAACTATGCATATGGGTAATATGGAAGCCAGTACAGTTTGTACTGGTGAACACAAAATTATCACAGTTGCTAAAAAACAAAGAAATCCATATATAAATGATTATATTACAAAGCTTAGAGGTAAAGCTAACTATATGGAAGTTATTGAAAAAAATGAAAAAACAAGTAGGGTTTTAATTTCTAAATTAAAAGAAAAAAAAATTTATGCTCTATTCTCTGACCATAGAGATAAGGGAGCAATAGTAAATTTCTTTGGAAAAGAAACAAAAGCACCTAGTGGAGCAATCTCAATGGCTTTAAAGTTTGATATGCCCTTTGTCCTTGTTTACAATACTTTTAATGATGATAATACAATAACAGTTTATGTTACAGATGAAATAAAATTAAAAAGAACTGATAACTTTAAAGAAGATGTTCAAAACAATGTGCAATATTTAATAAATATTATGGAAGATGTTATCAGAAAATATCCTGAACAATGGATGTGGTTCCATGATAGGTGGAATAGTTTTAGAGAATATAAAAAAAGTTTGAAAAATAGGGGGAATTAA
- a CDS encoding 5'-methylthioadenosine/adenosylhomocysteine nucleosidase: protein MRIGIIGAMHEEIMELKNSMTNINEIQISNLKFYEGKLCSKDIVLVESGIGKVNAAISTTLLISQFKVEKIIFTGVAGAVNPEIKVTDIVIGTDLVESDMDVTAGGNYKLGEIPRMKSSYFKADPYLFTLAESVASKLFGTDKIHKGRIISRDEFVASSEKVNKLREIFSAECVEMEGAAVAHVCEVMNIPFIVIRSISDKADDEAGMTFDEFVKIAAKHSKSIVEGILSIIK from the coding sequence ATGAGAATTGGAATAATTGGTGCTATGCATGAAGAAATAATGGAATTAAAAAATTCAATGACAAATATAAATGAAATACAGATTAGTAATTTAAAATTTTATGAAGGAAAACTTTGCTCAAAAGATATAGTTTTAGTTGAAAGTGGAATTGGAAAAGTTAATGCAGCAATTTCTACTACACTTTTAATATCTCAATTTAAAGTTGAAAAAATAATATTTACTGGTGTTGCAGGGGCAGTTAATCCAGAAATTAAAGTGACAGATATAGTCATTGGAACAGATTTAGTAGAATCTGATATGGATGTAACAGCTGGTGGAAATTATAAATTAGGAGAAATTCCTAGAATGAAATCTTCATATTTTAAAGCTGATCCTTATTTATTTACTTTGGCAGAATCAGTAGCAAGCAAATTATTTGGAACTGATAAAATACATAAAGGAAGAATAATTAGTAGAGATGAATTTGTTGCTTCATCAGAAAAAGTAAATAAACTTAGAGAAATTTTTTCTGCTGAATGTGTTGAAATGGAAGGGGCAGCTGTTGCTCATGTATGTGAAGTTATGAATATACCTTTTATAGTTATAAGGTCAATTTCTGATAAAGCAGATGATGAAGCAGGAATGACTTTTGATGAATTTGTTAAGATAGCAGCAAAACATTCAAAATCAATAGTAGAAGGAATTTTGTCAATAATAAAATAA
- a CDS encoding folylpolyglutamate synthase/dihydrofolate synthase family protein: MEEKMHIDDLLEELYAYSMFSIRLGLDNIKEICKYLGNPEKSYKVIHITGTNGKGSVSTTVERILLDAGYKVGKYTSPHILKFNERIIFNDKYISDEDVAKYYERVKKIIDEHNIQATFFEVTTAMMFDYFKDMKVDYVILEAGMGGRYDATNICDNIVSVITNVSLEHTEYLGDTIYKIAKEKAGIIKNCPYTIFADNNPDVKKAIEETTDKYVNVLEKYKDSTYKLDFNTFSTNILINGNKYGYSLFGDYQYKNFLCAYEVVKYLGIDENIIKEAAKKVIWQCRFEVYSKNPLVIFDGAHNLAGVEELIKIVKQHFSKDEVTVLVSILKDKDRVSMFRKLNEISSNIVLTSIPENPRASTAKELYDYVENKKDFEYEEDPIKAYNLALSKKRKLTICCGSFYILIKLKEGLNG; the protein is encoded by the coding sequence ATGGAGGAAAAAATGCATATTGATGATTTATTAGAAGAACTCTATGCTTATTCTATGTTTAGTATAAGACTTGGTTTAGATAATATTAAAGAAATTTGTAAATATTTAGGAAATCCAGAAAAATCATATAAGGTTATACATATAACTGGAACAAATGGTAAAGGTTCTGTTTCAACAACAGTTGAAAGAATTTTACTAGATGCAGGATACAAGGTAGGAAAATATACTTCACCTCATATTCTTAAGTTTAATGAAAGAATAATTTTCAATGATAAATATATTAGTGATGAAGATGTTGCTAAATATTATGAGAGAGTTAAAAAAATTATAGATGAACACAATATTCAAGCTACATTTTTTGAAGTTACAACTGCTATGATGTTTGATTATTTTAAAGATATGAAAGTAGATTATGTCATTTTAGAAGCAGGTATGGGTGGAAGATATGATGCTACAAATATTTGTGACAATATAGTATCAGTTATAACAAATGTTAGCTTAGAACATACAGAATATTTGGGAGATACTATTTATAAGATTGCAAAAGAAAAAGCAGGAATAATTAAAAATTGTCCTTATACAATATTTGCAGATAATAATCCTGATGTTAAAAAAGCTATTGAAGAAACAACAGACAAATATGTAAATGTTTTAGAAAAATATAAAGACAGTACTTATAAATTAGATTTTAATACTTTTTCAACTAATATTTTGATAAATGGAAATAAATATGGGTATTCTCTTTTTGGAGATTATCAATATAAGAATTTTTTATGTGCCTATGAGGTTGTAAAATATTTAGGTATAGATGAAAATATAATAAAAGAAGCAGCTAAAAAAGTTATATGGCAATGTAGATTTGAAGTTTATTCTAAAAATCCATTAGTAATTTTTGATGGAGCACATAACCTTGCTGGTGTTGAAGAACTTATTAAAATTGTGAAACAACATTTTTCAAAAGATGAAGTAACAGTACTTGTTTCAATTTTAAAAGATAAAGATAGAGTTTCTATGTTTAGAAAATTAAATGAAATATCTTCTAATATAGTTTTAACTTCTATACCAGAGAATCCAAGAGCTTCAACTGCTAAAGAATTATATGATTATGTTGAAAACAAAAAAGATTTTGAGTATGAAGAAGACCCGATAAAAGCATATAATTTAGCTTTAAGTAAAAAAAGAAAACTTACTATAT